One stretch of Cricetulus griseus strain 17A/GY unplaced genomic scaffold, alternate assembly CriGri-PICRH-1.0 unplaced_scaffold_2, whole genome shotgun sequence DNA includes these proteins:
- the LOC113838539 gene encoding LOW QUALITY PROTEIN: dehydrogenase/reductase SDR family member on chromosome X homolog (The sequence of the model RefSeq protein was modified relative to this genomic sequence to represent the inferred CDS: inserted 1 base in 1 codon; deleted 1 base in 1 codon), with protein sequence MSLLGALRATLLAYAVGAAVLFRQLLRRLRGGFRPPVLPRQPGRVAIVTGGTAGIGLETARQLAALDFRVVIAGNDEATAQEVVTRIRAETQNEKVHFLFCDLASLASVRKFASDFLSLGFPLHVLVNNAGVMLAPPAXTPDGFEPHLGVNFLSHFLLTRLLLGLLRAAGSRGRRSRVVTVASATHYVGRLDVDALRASPAHSAHAAYAASKLALVLFARRLQRLLAASGDPVTSNMADPGVVATALYRGAWWGLRAAKSALGGALFKTPAEGAWTPVFVAAAPELENQGGVYFVDEAPAAPLGLSGDPGLQEAVGGGRARRGRGREE encoded by the exons ATGTCCCTGCTCGGCGCCCTGCGCGCCACGCTCCTGGCCTACGCCGTGGGCGCCGCCGTCCTCTTCCGGCAGCTGCTGCGGCGCCTGCGCGGGGGCTTCCGGCCGCCGG TGCTCCCCCGGCAGCCGGGCCGCGTGGCCATCGTCACGGGCGGCACCGCGGGCATCGGCCTGGAGACGGCGCGGCAGCTGGCGGCCCTGGACTTCCGGGTGGTCATCG CCGGAAATGACGAGGCGACGGCGCAGGAAGTGGTGACGCGGATCCGGGCGGAGACGCAGAACGAGAAGG TGCACTTCCTGTTCTGTGACCTCGCCTCCCTGGCCTCCGTCAGGAAGTTCGCCAGCGACTTCCTGTCCCTGGGGTTCCCGCTGCACGTGCTCGTGAACAACG CGGGCGTGATGCTGGCCCCCCCCG CGACCCCCGACGGCTTCGAGCCGCACCTGGGCGTGAACTTCCTGTCCCACTTCCTGCTGACGCGGCTGCTGCTG GGCCTGCTGCGCGCGGCGGGGTCACGGGGTCGGAGGTCGCGCGTCGTCACCGTGGCGTCGGCCACGCACTACGTGGGGCGGCTGGACGTGGACGCGCTGCGCGCCAG CCCCGCCCACTCCGCGCACGCGGCCTACGCGGCGAGCAAGCTGGCGCTCGTGCTGTTCGCCAGGCGGCTGCAGCGGCTGCTGGCGGCGTCGGGCGACCCCGTGACCTCCAACATGGCCGACCCGGGCGTGGTCGCTACCGCCCTGTACCGGGGGGCGTGGTGGGGCCTGAGGGCGGCGAAGAGCGCGCTGGGCGGGGCCCTGTTCAAG ACCCCCGCCGAGGGCGCCTGGACCCCGGTCTTCGTGGCCGCCGCCCCCGAGCTGGAGAACCAGGGCGGCGTCTACTTCGTGGACGAGGCCCCCGCGGCGCCGCTCGGCCTCTCGGGAGACCCCGGGCTGCAGGAGGCTGTGGGCGGCGGCCGAGCGCGCCGTGGGCGTGGCCGGGAGGAGTGA